TTCATGGCCAAGGGGATCATGAACGGGGGTAAGATAAGGatgtgaaagagaagaaaaaaagatggCAGTAAGACCAAAAGAGAAAGGACAAGATATAAATGGAAGAATGGAATGCAGGGCATAGATGCGGCTATACATTggctcccaaactgtgtgcggcgcccctggctagttttgactgcACACCGGGGAGCACTGGTGCAccaattgggaaccactgctctaagcctTACAATATAGGGTGCTGACCATGTCCGCGCGTCTACGCCGCAATTTAGCCCTTATCAAAATGTTGGTCACAGCTAGCCCccaacaaagaaaggccatcctttgCATGGCTTCGGACAACTTAGTGGCAGCTATTTCAGAAactgccctaaacaccctaaaaagaAACGTCCCTATATCAGAGAGTCAGTTCCGTACGCTGAAGAAGAGACGTAACCTTACCAAAAAGCTTAGTAACAGAAGGGCTTCCCTCGTTTCTAagaaaaaacatgtgaaacagttGGGCGGCTTTATAAGAGTGCTTCTAGGCAGAGCGAGTCTTTAATTACAAACCTCTTAGCTGGGAACTAATGGATTAcgcccaaaagatgtacttggtacaGCGTCATCAGcgggaacagttgggcccttctacgaAAGACGCTTGGgatatacaaaaaaatgaaacactgcACCTAGATgcggaaattgatttttttttaaattgtactgatttaaaaccttacgACAAAGCCGATCTTTACTCCAAAGTCCTTCAAACCTTTCTACATTATTACAAGCAGTGGCAGTCAGAAACAAACGCACTGTCTTTATATACCCCCAACTCTGATATGTCATCACCAGCCCCCACCGTGCCTCAGGCTCAACAGCTCCAAATCCGGTGGCCACATCACCCCCGCCCCCAGACGTCTCTGTTGAAGAAAGTTTACAAACTATAAGTCCGAGGTACAGAGGTGCGGTGCAAATGTTACTAAGTAAAATAgctgcttctaaagatctaacctAGTGGAACGGTCGGGGTGAATTCCTCTATAAAGGACAGCCGATTGTTGGGTCTCAAATGTACGACCTCGTCAAAAGATTCACACACCCCAGAACCCTATCGCTTCAGAAAGGGCCTAGAGGCTGGGACGGGTTTCTACAGGCTGCTGCAGAACTCAACGTTTCTTTGACGATCATTGGTAATGCTGAACACAGACGGCTGTTTGAAAGTTTGAAAGGTCCTACTTACAGCCCTCCAAGTACTCCAATGCCTTTTGTTTCTGAATCCGGCCTAGAGTGCCCGCAGCCCCGCTTATCTCCCAGTTGTCCCCCTCATGGAGCACATCACCTCTGTCTTTGGAGCCTAAAAATACATTGTCCAAAAGGAACACATGGTTACACGTTTGATACTTCTACTTTTTTAACCTATGCACATGTTTTACACTGCCTTTGTATAGTTTTACACCTATTAATGTATTTATTGGTTTCTTTCAGCATTTACTTTCTTTAGTATGTTTGGTTCCTATATGCTTGTACAAAAAGTatatgtaataaacactttttaatcGTTTCACCACTCTTCCGTCATCTTCTTTAGTGTATGGTCCCCGTcgtaataataaaatgtatagttTGATTTCgagtttaaattattttattgtagacaaTTATAGTTGCATGTATATAAGCATGGCACGGCCTTACACATTTGACGCACATCGTAATCTGTTTTAACAACAGTGGCTGTGGACCCCGCATTTTCTTTTACATACTTCACAGCCATACAGTAGTTATTTACTAGATCGCACTCATATAGATCTAGAAAATGTCTAaatgtcataccctcagacattttactaataacatatatacagtgttcCCCGCAGGTAACTGATAAAGAACCCTGCACCCACATCTTGTTATACTCAACCCTACCAGCAGCTTTTTTTATATACTTAAAAATAGGGTTTTGTATAGATGGTATGCTAGGGGAACACCGCGGAAatgtcaaacactgtaaccttgtcaatatccaaaaacattcccacccagtgttttccacccttgtaatgcgggtctGTGTTAAAGACTAGCGATCATGGTCTTTCTACACCAACTTCCTGGGGTAGACTGTAGCTcagaaaaacatctaaaaagaatTTCCTGGCATATTTATGCCTCCTCAAGAACTCACCTATCTGCACAGTGTCAATTGTACAATATTTGAAAGATAGTCAAACATGATTTGGTGGGCGTGGTTGACCTGTATGACGCTGTCGAACACCGCAAATAcaatcatgttcacattggtagccaagggttgactaaaacatatttcagcttttagatttctgttttttatcAGATTATATTGATCACTGTCTTCCATGTCTGGTGTCAAATCGAACGTGAACAGCATGTAGCCATccccatatccttctcttgatacGACGGCTCCGAGTCCTTAAGATGGTTTCCTTTTATCGACACCAGTCCAAGATATTACCTGATAAAATTCAAGGTTCCAAAACTTGGTGTGTACGGTTTCGCCGGAATCACTGACCCCTTGTGTACCAACGCCACGTAGTTGATGtcatagtgtttgaaattgaaaggggTTGAGGTATACTgaccgctaaaagctgtattgtccacaaaccctataatAATAAGTTTCGGTAGCTGTccaagaaatacattttgctgctgTGTTAATCTGGTACCTGTTGGAATGCAATATATCTTCAGGGCTACTCTTTCCACTGCATACTTGCCGTTCGATACTTGTAAGGCCTCGGCGTGAGCCAGTCTgacgcttggtgacactttcactctctttacaaataaAGTGGCGGAGGGTATTACTAGTTTATATTGTTCCACAttcccactgatgagacagaacgaGTCCTTGTgggttagtttgatcttaagattgataACATTGACAAGTAGGTTATCTTGGTAAAAAAGGTCCGAGTGTATGCGACCTAGGCAGTCGCACTGCCTACTGCTGGCGGTAAAGCTCgctctttttacaaaaccttgATTGTGGCCGTCCAGAGCAGTAGCTTCAAAATGACCgtgagtatctttgtagaagaggccCACTGAACGCTGTGTGTCCAAGGCATCACTGCTGTCATTAAGAATACTCTCAATATATGCCCTATATGCATACATGTTATCATTTTGCATGATAATGTGATCACCGAGgctaatgtccacctgattaaacatggttgctatgGGGTAAGCGATCGTTGCCACTCTAGCGTTGTTCGCTATATTGGAGCCATcagcttttacaattttacagatgaggtgcaaCAGTGTATCGTTGAGGTCCAAACACATATCCtggaccctgacacataaaactctattggcGCCAAATGTGTTAAAGCGACTAGTGgcgatacctccatgaaaaaactgtttttgatGCTATTCTGCTTCAGTTTTAGATACAACAGGTCTAACTCTGATttagcgcattcacccgatgcgcaTTGTTTACAGGTTGATCGGCTTTCTAAAAAATATTTACGTTAGCgacccttctcttcttcttcttcgaagCTCTCTTCCAACTTACGGATCTTTGCTTGTGAGCGCTTTTTGAAGACAGCCGTCATTTTTAATAGGGGGCCAGCGGAACCCTGAACTTTGAAACACCAtgcttccatttaacagatgtaggAGACTTGTACACCAGCCTCGCTCCTTCTTGAGGTTGCTTATTCATACGTTCAACAACCGCAGATGTCACAGAACCCACCACATCCTGCGTGATGTTCGTAGCAGCCACTTTAAAGTGTGGTTTTGCAATTAGCCTTCTTCTCAAGAAAGGCATAGCTCTTTTAAACAAACTATTGAAGAATCCCCCCCAACCTGGCCCTGTACATAGCTGGGGAACCTTGATACTATGGCGGCGGGCTCCATATCCAGtctggtttctgtaataatccctatacatagaggggtcgccgtatgttttcataatcaccatgatgacttgtTAATAGTCGCTCTCCCATCGAGGTCTTAAGTAAagattaacaataactttcccttaTTTAAGGGACACCGGCTCAGCTTGGTCGTCGCAGATCATGATCGTAacggtgtcaaaatgttttttacaaattgatatgtagtctggtttgttgtattgtatgttaaccattgtgttattttcaccctttaCCTGGACCCATCACAGCAACggtgaataactatcccctatcctctgcaaCTCTACCATATTGCTATATACATTGAGTGTATAGAAGTCACCGTTAATATTGGGACACGACTGGTTCAGTTCTACATGACTTCTGATATGCTGCACTGTTcctaaaaccctttttaatttaCTGGAACAGTTATACTCCGAATAACGATTTGGAGCTTCAAGAAACACCTTCTGTCTAACGTTATCCTACACTAAATGGATATTCACACACGACTCAATGTTGGCTAGAGTTTTGTTGATGGCTCAGATCATCGATGCCACCGATGGGTAATATCCATATGGAAACCCGGTATGGATGGTCATAGCGTCCTGAGCACGCTTTATATTAAATATGGTGTCGTACATTGAAATCTTATTCCATGTTCtggggtattggatttctgttagggctTCCTCTCAATCCCCCTTCAGGTCTACAGGTTTAGCCAATTTCATTGTTTAATTAGAAATTCTGTTGTCAGGGAACATATCCTTTGAGGCATTGGAGTGATAGAAAACGGCGCTGTATCCATCTTCGCGTCTACAACGATTCCCCCatcgtactcacacaacctgcacgtAACTGCCTGGTATCCAACTGTTACATTTCTCAGGCCACCCCcgccatttgacaaaaacctgaCGGTTATCTCCGCTACTTTTCCTTTTCggaatcttttcaaccctgttcAACCTGTGCGAATCAttaggtaccttctgtagctcctccttgtaaaagcCACCCGAAACCTTTTCCCCATCATAGAcctttagcctgtaaatatatacatcctctttaggctccacactttccactatgactaCCTCATCTGTAAAAGTCTGTTGGTAGCCCTTCCTAAAGACCCCCTTCagttttgaaaccctaacatggtcaccttcttttaaaacaggATTCTTTACACCTGCACCGATCTGTCTCTCATACACAGTTCGCCACACCGTTACGAATTATCAGCTGTTACATCTATGGAGAccgttttgatggttctgtggtaagtggcgttataaacatctataaatgtCTTTAGAACATCCACATACCGGTAGGTGTTATAAGccgtgaaatatctccacatcttaaaCTTTAGGGTACTGTTAAAACGCTCTATGACAGATGCTTTTACCTCCGTGTGCATTACAAAATATTTAACATTATGCTGTTTTAACAATTTCTgagatgcttttaaaaaaaagtattttcctgcGTCTTTGTAGTATTTGAAGGGTTCGCCCTTTCTTGCAGATCGCTTTAAAGGCTTCAGTTACACCGGAAACCACTTTTATCGCTTAGCGCTTCTGTGTAagcgtacttggacaatacattTATAACCGTTTATATGTATCAAACACTGTTATTatgctttgctaaatcttgaaAACTAATTATGtctgcctgccattgataatctacttgcTCATTAATGATGGTAGGTCTTCTCTTAAAACGTTTCCTGGTGGGTTTATGGAGTGAATACTCCTCTTCCCCAGACAACCACGTCTTCACAAGCCCGTGACTGGCTGTGTTTTTATTCGGAGGGTGAGTAATTCATATTTTAGAGGTGTTGTCCGGAAAGGAGGTTAAAAGCAGTCAGACTAGCGTGGATGTAATATTTTGCAATGTATATCCCTAAAACAAGGAATACTTAAATGGAGAATGTTTGCAAAGTTGGTATTCCTCcgcagagtggtacataaacaggACCCGTAAGTACTGCTGACGCGAAACTGCGTGAAGATAGTTTGTGTAGTTGCTTCGGGATGGGGCGACCTTCAAACGGTGCAGAGCAGAGGTCATGTCAAAGTCGGACCTATTACAGCATCACCTGATGGAAAGGTGTGGGCTGAGTGggaattctgtgtcaggaccagaggctccaattatgcttctcaatctttactactcagaaaaagcagcagccaataaaaaacagtAAACACTTAATGAGGCTTTGAACCTTGCCTCCCATAACCACCAGTAGCAGACCAACATAGTCTATAAACTGGTGAGGcaccatctgacttcctctttctttgctgctctgcagtcaaTTAAGTGCCTCCccgctttttacattttttattagaaATACAATGTGCGTTTAAATTACGATACCGTAGTGTTTTAGATTCGCTGTAAATTGCACGCTCGTTCTTGTTCCCCCTCACACCAGGGTGCGTGTTGCGCCTGTAATTTTTCTTTTCATGCAGGCAATTTGTAGTGTTACCGCCGCTTCTTTGACTTTTTTCATGTTTGTCAAGACGTGCTTTACCGATCCCGTCACTGTTTCTGTTTATGTGGCTTAAGTTATTGGCCTGATTGCCGCCGCCTCGCTGCTAATTTAACACCTGTCAGAGGCGCTTGTGTGACATATCGCGACCGGTGGGTCAGGCAAAGTTTTGCCTCTCTTCCAGGTCGCGTCTATTGCGCACCAGAAGACGTGGGTGTTTAGCCCAATTGGGCCATACGCGCATGTGCACACCCTACGAGAGGGGGAAGTGACGTCTTTTCAACTTCCTTTTCTCATAGGATGATGGATGCCAGCCTCTGGCTGTATTAATGGGGGCAGTGAGCATTTAAGCCCAAAATTGCCTTACGTTTGTTCCCAAAACTATTGATCCTGATCCGGGGATAGTTGTATTGTGGCAATCTATTTCTGGTGCCGCTGACAATTGTTCTCAGACGCCCTTGACCAGTGTTGGCTAGAGCTGTAATAAATGAAGATTTTGCTATTTGAGCAATTGAGGTCACTTCACTTTGTGAAGTTAAAACAGTGATAGGATCATGTATGATGAAGAGTACTATGAACAGGGCTTGGAGATGTATGGTCCATATGAGGACGAAGATTATTATTTTGAACCCTGTTTTGAACATGTTACTGACTCTTCAATGCAAAAATCCTTGGATAAAGTGACTCTGCCCTACACCCCTTGTCTAAAAGGATTGACGACTTGGCGGAGCCTTCGTCTTCTCTTCCTTCTGGAAATACCTCATCTCCTTCTGTCCTTCTactgaacaactttggcctcacacGAGCAAGTTGGCCAATATTTCCCTACCTTCTCCCTCTGAGCATACTTATGCTAACGCTTCAGATCCTCCTACCCCTATAGCTTTGCCTACTGCGGCTTCTGATTCTTCCTTTTCACATGAGTCCTTACAAACTGAAAAGCGCAATAAGAAGCTTAAACTTTCCTCTTCCTTTCTCCTTTTACTTTTGAACCTTCTGATATTATTCACCCCAGGTCTTCGGATTGAGCTCCAGCCCCTGCTGTGGCAGAATATATGCAGTTGCATATTCAGAAAGGGTTTGAAAAGGAGGTTAGGTCCAGATCACGATCTGAGTGCCCTCGCCCGAAGCAGGTCTTCTAGCGGAGGGACAGCTTTTTGGGGACAAATTTGTGTAAGACATTGCAAAATTTGTCAACAACTTCACGTCCTTAGACAAATCTCAGCATTCCCTTAAAAGAATGTTTATCACCCTGTCAACTTCAGtggtggctctctcacatggaGGCCTTGAaaggcagagccatttttggagaatCA
This portion of the Pleurodeles waltl isolate 20211129_DDA chromosome 12, aPleWal1.hap1.20221129, whole genome shotgun sequence genome encodes:
- the LOC138267076 gene encoding uncharacterized protein F54H12.2-like, with translation MCLDLNDTLLHLICKIVKADGSNIANNARVATIAYPIATMFNQVDISLGDHIIMQNDNMYAYRAYIESILNDSSDALDTQRSVGLFYKDTHGHFEATALDGHNQGFVKRASFTASSRQCDCLGRIHSDLFYQDNLLVNVINLKIKLTHKDSFCLISGNVEQYKLVIPSATLFVKRVKVSPSVRLAHAEALQVSNGKYAVERVALKIYCIPTGTRLTQQQNVFLGQLPKLIIIGFVDNTAFSGQYTSTPFNFKHYDINYVALVHKGSVIPAKPYTPSFGTLNFIR